From Paenibacillus sp. V4I7, one genomic window encodes:
- a CDS encoding response regulator transcription factor, producing MFKILLIEDDATLFTEIKIRLAKWSYDVHGITDFSRVIEEFIALKPDLVIIDIQLPKFDGFHWCRMIRTHSNIPIVFLSSRDHPTDMVMSMQLGADDFIQKPFHFDVLIAKIQAILRRVYNYNTESIKLKTWCGATVDYEKNAVTNQAGSIELTKNEIYILKLLIEHKNTIVSREDMINSLWDDQRFVSDNTLTVNVNRLRKRLDEIGLGRFIETKVGQGYIAAEESPFHD from the coding sequence GTGTTTAAGATCTTGCTCATTGAAGATGACGCAACCCTGTTCACGGAGATCAAGATCAGGTTGGCCAAATGGTCATACGATGTACACGGCATAACGGATTTTAGCAGAGTGATTGAAGAGTTTATTGCCCTAAAACCTGATTTAGTTATCATTGATATTCAACTGCCCAAATTTGACGGGTTTCATTGGTGCCGGATGATTCGGACCCATTCCAACATTCCGATTGTATTTCTGTCTTCACGCGATCACCCCACTGACATGGTCATGTCTATGCAGCTGGGAGCGGATGATTTTATTCAGAAACCCTTTCATTTTGATGTGCTCATCGCGAAGATCCAAGCCATTCTCAGGCGTGTCTATAACTACAACACGGAATCCATCAAGCTCAAAACATGGTGCGGCGCAACGGTTGATTACGAGAAAAATGCGGTTACTAATCAAGCAGGCTCGATTGAGTTGACGAAGAATGAAATCTATATTCTCAAGCTTTTGATCGAACATAAGAACACGATCGTTAGTCGGGAAGACATGATTAACAGCTTATGGGATGACCAGCGTTTTGTAAGCGACAATACCTTAACCGTGAATGTCAATCGGCTGCGGAAACGGCTGGACGAGATTGGCTTAGGACGCTTTATCGAAACGAAGGTCGGTCAGGGTTACATCGCAGCAGAGGAGTCCCCTTTCCATGATTAA
- a CDS encoding sensor histidine kinase, with protein MIKKYVMERKSWILLFLFGQGLLLFIAYLDYEIPFFPILYIVFLFTTMFAIFLTIRYNRETKFYKQLEERENNLDLSSIADAESPFEQIVETSMTSLTERLSQIASRHQIALEQEKDELLSWIHEVKTPLTAMRLMIDRLDDETMKAALTYEWLRIHLLLDQQLHQKRLPSMENDLYIEHVDLEALIYMEIKTLKSWCIQKGIGFDVQFEVTKVLSDAKWLAFILRQLLTNAVKYSDSDSLDITVKSFQQHERTVLEVKDHGRGINPKDLPRIFDKGFTSTTWHQDSAATGMGLYLAKKAAQALFIQISVHSEAGAGTTFTLTFPQPNETVRITGM; from the coding sequence ATGATTAAGAAGTATGTTATGGAAAGGAAAAGCTGGATCCTGCTGTTTCTGTTTGGGCAAGGACTACTCCTTTTTATCGCTTATCTCGATTATGAAATTCCCTTCTTCCCTATTCTCTATATTGTTTTTTTATTTACGACCATGTTTGCCATCTTTCTGACGATCCGTTACAACAGAGAAACGAAATTCTATAAGCAATTGGAAGAACGAGAAAACAATCTCGATCTCTCAAGTATCGCCGATGCTGAAAGCCCGTTTGAGCAAATTGTCGAGACGAGTATGACTAGCCTGACTGAGCGGCTGAGTCAAATTGCCTCACGGCACCAAATAGCATTAGAACAAGAGAAAGACGAGCTGCTGTCCTGGATTCATGAAGTGAAGACACCTCTCACGGCCATGCGTTTAATGATTGACCGCTTGGATGATGAAACCATGAAAGCTGCTTTGACCTATGAATGGCTGCGGATTCATCTACTGCTTGACCAGCAGCTTCACCAAAAACGTCTACCGTCTATGGAGAATGACCTGTATATCGAGCACGTAGATCTTGAAGCTCTTATCTATATGGAGATCAAGACGTTGAAGTCCTGGTGCATACAAAAAGGAATTGGCTTTGACGTACAATTCGAAGTCACGAAAGTGCTCAGCGATGCGAAATGGTTAGCCTTTATCCTAAGGCAGCTCTTAACTAACGCAGTGAAATACAGCGACAGCGACTCTTTGGATATCACAGTAAAGAGCTTCCAGCAGCATGAGCGTACAGTGCTTGAGGTAAAAGACCACGGCCGTGGAATCAACCCAAAGGATCTGCCTCGTATCTTTGATAAAGGCTTTACTTCTACGACTTGGCATCAGGACAGCGCTGCTACAGGTATGGGCTTATATTTGGCCAAAAAAGCGGCGCAGGCCTTGTTCATCCAAATCTCTGTACATTCAGAAGCAGGCGCGGGAACAACCTTCACGCTCACCTTTCCACAACCAAATGAAACCGTCCGGATTACGGGCATGTGA
- a CDS encoding ABC transporter ATP-binding protein has product MNILEATKIHKSYGNKLNKQEVLKGLDISIEKGDFVSIMGASGSGKTTLLNVLSSIDRLSQGSIKIEGQEITAMKEKQLAEFRKHHLGFIFQDYNLLDTLTVKENILLPLSITKASKQEADHKFQAVATELGIFEIKDKYPNEISGGQKQRTSAARAFVHEPSIIFADEPTGALDSKSASDLLNKLNELNQRRKATIVMVTHDSVAASYSSRVIFIKDGQIYTQLYKGQESRQAFFQDIMKTQGVLGGVHNEH; this is encoded by the coding sequence ATGAATATTTTGGAAGCAACCAAAATCCATAAAAGCTATGGCAATAAGCTGAATAAACAAGAGGTGCTCAAGGGTCTGGATATCAGCATTGAAAAAGGGGATTTCGTCAGCATCATGGGCGCATCCGGTTCAGGAAAAACAACCCTGCTCAATGTACTTTCTTCGATTGACAGGCTAAGTCAAGGCTCCATTAAAATCGAAGGCCAAGAAATTACGGCCATGAAAGAGAAGCAGTTGGCTGAATTCCGCAAGCATCACCTGGGGTTTATCTTTCAGGACTATAACCTGCTGGATACTTTGACCGTTAAGGAGAATATCCTTCTGCCGCTGTCCATTACCAAAGCCTCGAAGCAAGAAGCCGATCACAAATTTCAAGCGGTAGCAACAGAGCTCGGCATTTTTGAAATTAAGGATAAGTATCCAAATGAAATCTCAGGCGGACAGAAACAGCGGACCTCTGCCGCAAGAGCCTTTGTTCATGAACCAAGTATTATTTTCGCCGACGAGCCCACCGGTGCACTCGATTCCAAATCCGCCTCCGATTTACTTAACAAGCTTAATGAACTGAATCAACGACGGAAAGCAACCATCGTTATGGTTACCCATGATTCAGTCGCCGCCAGCTACAGCAGCAGAGTCATCTTTATTAAGGACGGACAAATCTATACCCAGTTATATAAAGGTCAAGAATCCAGACAGGCCTTCTTTCAAGACATCATGAAGACACAGGGTGTTCTGGGCGGGGTGCACAATGAGCATTAA
- a CDS encoding FtsX-like permease family protein, whose translation MSINQLIVQNLKSNIKHYYLYVFALMFSVALYFAFVTLQYDPALDQTKGTIKGAASIRAASILLVAIVAIFNLYANNIFVKRRSKEIGLLQLIGMTKGAIFRILSAENFILYFGSLIVGTFIGFSVSKLILMILFQITGVKAAASLQFSLQALVQTLVIFSAVYLLILLVNYMFIKRQSILSLFRVSTSTEVKVKRLSTSEAIMGIVGLILILLGYYVSSKLFSGDFMTMFALFSAMIFILASVIIGTYLFYKGSIRLILNIIRSKKNGYLNVREVLSLSSIMFRMKSNALLLTVITTVSALSIGLLSLSYISYYSTEKTAKNNVPAHFAITKVENANKFKAALDAKQVKHRDTAIEVIQVKANLRDILASDMDGLLLDPSNMTIPIVSDKDAPFIDLTSEQTIFTGTNDLLEKFMKFKNSGQIQFSGQQVVIPQTYLGSKKQYMVSWYFSNGGQPVAIVDDSVFKRLKQDMNPAIQKESSMYLGIDIENEAQLSEANQIFHDLGFDQNRAYDSRQNMANDQKNRMGLIMFIVGFLGLTFLITSGCILYFKQMDESEDEKPSYTILRKLGFTQDDLLKGIQIKQIFNFGIPLVVGLIHSYFAVQSGWFLFGAELWTPMIIVMVLYTVLYSIFGILSVLHYKKVIRKAL comes from the coding sequence ATGAGCATTAACCAGCTGATTGTTCAAAATCTGAAGTCCAACATCAAGCATTACTACTTGTACGTGTTTGCCTTAATGTTCAGCGTCGCGCTTTATTTCGCATTTGTCACTCTGCAGTATGACCCTGCTTTAGACCAAACCAAAGGTACAATTAAAGGTGCCGCGTCTATTCGAGCTGCTTCCATTTTACTTGTTGCGATTGTCGCTATCTTTAATCTGTATGCCAACAACATCTTTGTGAAAAGGCGCAGTAAAGAAATCGGTTTATTGCAGTTAATCGGTATGACGAAAGGCGCAATTTTCCGCATCCTTAGCGCCGAGAACTTTATCCTTTATTTCGGCTCATTAATCGTCGGGACGTTTATCGGATTTTCCGTGTCCAAGCTCATCCTAATGATTTTATTTCAAATTACAGGTGTTAAGGCTGCCGCTTCGCTGCAATTTTCGTTACAAGCACTGGTCCAGACCCTCGTTATATTTAGCGCTGTCTACTTGTTAATCCTGCTTGTTAATTATATGTTCATTAAAAGACAGAGCATTTTATCGTTGTTTCGCGTCTCTACCTCGACTGAAGTGAAGGTGAAAAGATTGTCTACTTCGGAAGCCATCATGGGGATAGTGGGATTGATCCTTATTTTGTTAGGCTACTACGTTTCCTCTAAGCTGTTTAGCGGCGATTTCATGACGATGTTTGCACTCTTTTCTGCCATGATCTTTATTCTGGCCTCCGTCATCATCGGAACCTATCTGTTCTATAAAGGGTCTATCCGGCTAATCCTTAATATCATCCGAAGCAAGAAAAATGGCTATTTAAATGTTCGCGAGGTTTTATCGCTTTCATCCATCATGTTTCGCATGAAATCGAATGCCTTGCTATTGACTGTCATTACAACCGTATCCGCGCTTTCCATCGGCTTGTTATCTTTAAGCTACATTTCCTATTATTCTACGGAAAAAACAGCCAAAAATAACGTGCCAGCCCACTTTGCCATTACGAAGGTAGAAAATGCCAACAAGTTTAAAGCAGCGTTAGATGCTAAACAAGTCAAGCACAGGGATACAGCGATTGAGGTCATTCAGGTCAAGGCCAATCTCCGGGATATCTTGGCTTCCGATATGGACGGCCTTCTCCTTGATCCTAGTAACATGACGATTCCTATTGTCAGTGACAAGGACGCGCCATTCATCGATCTGACTTCAGAACAAACGATTTTTACCGGTACCAATGATCTATTGGAAAAATTTATGAAATTTAAAAATTCCGGCCAGATCCAATTTAGCGGACAACAAGTCGTTATTCCACAAACTTATTTAGGCTCTAAGAAGCAATACATGGTTTCATGGTACTTTTCGAATGGCGGCCAGCCAGTCGCTATCGTCGACGATTCGGTATTTAAGCGTTTAAAGCAAGATATGAATCCCGCGATTCAAAAAGAATCATCCATGTATTTGGGAATTGATATTGAGAATGAAGCGCAGCTTTCTGAAGCGAACCAGATTTTTCACGATCTGGGCTTTGATCAAAATCGGGCTTATGATTCCCGCCAAAATATGGCGAATGACCAGAAAAATAGAATGGGACTCATTATGTTCATCGTTGGCTTCCTTGGACTAACCTTCCTGATTACATCAGGCTGCATTCTTTATTTCAAACAAATGGATGAAAGCGAAGATGAAAAGCCGTCGTATACGATTTTAAGGAAGCTTGGTTTTACGCAGGACGATTTGTTAAAAGGCATTCAGATCAAACAAATCTTTAATTTCGGAATCCCATTGGTCGTTGGGCTGATCCACAGCTATTTCGCCGTCCAGTCGGGATGGTTTCTTTTCGGTGCAGAGCTATGGACACCAATGATAATTGTAATGGTGCTGTATACCGTCTTATACTCGATATTCGGCATACTCTCCGTTCTGCACTATAAAAAGGTGATCCGAAAAGCTCTTTGA
- a CDS encoding DUF3221 domain-containing protein, protein MKSILLLLVFAFGLSSIGHQGDMAVPPTEVERVYELPSPNPAAPLPENFQDRIFHLENVYRQLSVKPMSIYKSEREYPNGAFHLQLLKLGNHREELSLQEKGQIKEAIYKAIGSRFSLDITTLVISKEEELVGVISEIDREDQKMLLVNPEACLDKECKEIDKFWVKLEEDAVIVTNKSNGSNKYEDLKLGDLLHVWTTQAVLQSYPPQYTALDIEVVEPEDETPVALSALMKTDFNGIKQIDVRFGDGKKLVITDSKSLEEISSKLKRIELVRANDKRTFYGFLYGMELTIGDNKFQYGTSLRFDNIKYKRNSVTTELDDYIVALGRASIPNLLPGIQR, encoded by the coding sequence ATGAAGTCCATACTCTTATTGCTTGTATTTGCATTTGGTTTGTCTAGTATCGGGCATCAAGGTGACATGGCCGTTCCTCCAACTGAGGTGGAAAGAGTTTATGAGCTGCCATCCCCGAATCCTGCAGCTCCGCTGCCTGAAAACTTCCAAGATCGAATATTTCATTTAGAAAATGTGTATAGACAATTGTCAGTTAAGCCAATGAGTATTTATAAGTCTGAGAGAGAATACCCCAATGGTGCATTTCATCTTCAGCTTCTTAAGCTAGGTAATCATCGTGAGGAATTGAGCTTACAGGAGAAAGGCCAGATTAAAGAAGCCATCTATAAGGCCATAGGGTCACGTTTCTCACTTGATATTACAACTTTGGTTATATCGAAAGAGGAGGAGTTGGTTGGGGTTATATCCGAAATAGATAGGGAGGATCAAAAGATGCTCCTTGTTAATCCTGAGGCCTGTTTAGATAAGGAATGCAAGGAAATAGATAAATTTTGGGTGAAGCTCGAAGAAGATGCCGTTATTGTAACGAATAAAAGCAACGGTTCCAATAAGTATGAGGATCTAAAACTAGGAGATTTGCTCCATGTGTGGACTACACAAGCAGTATTGCAAAGCTATCCTCCGCAATATACAGCGCTTGATATTGAGGTGGTGGAACCTGAAGATGAGACACCAGTTGCACTTTCAGCTTTAATGAAGACAGATTTTAATGGCATTAAACAAATCGATGTCAGATTCGGCGACGGTAAAAAGCTCGTCATTACAGATTCAAAGTCTCTAGAGGAGATATCATCAAAATTGAAGAGAATTGAGCTTGTCCGAGCCAATGATAAAAGAACATTTTATGGGTTTCTGTACGGGATGGAATTAACCATTGGGGATAACAAGTTTCAGTATGGTACTAGTCTAAGGTTTGATAACATTAAATATAAACGAAATTCAGTTACAACCGAACTAGACGACTATATCGTAGCGCTTGGAAGAGCCAGCATTCCGAATTTATTGCCTGGCATACAAAGATAA